CCCTGTGGTTCGATTGCTTGattgtgcattttcttttcacaaagtCACTTCCTCAGAGGCCAAAGAGGTGCAGCAGCTCAAGGAAAACCTCTGTCCAAGGCTTCAGCGCAGCGCTGCTTCCAAAAAGAAGCTCTCGGTGCTGCCAGGGATGGATCCAGGCCTAAGTCTGACACAGCTTAGCGTTTCTGAGTTCCTCTCCGGGATGCTGCAGCCTGCCTAAAGAATGTTAATtactctcctcctcctctcacagCACAAGCTTCTCCATAGAGAGGGTTATTAAATTCCAGGCTGCAATGGGACCGGTCCAGAGGGGCTTCCATTCTGCGTTCATTATCCTCATTATCACTCTGGAGTGTGGTTTTGTGTTAAAACCTCACAAAGACTTTGGGAGAGAGGGGCAGTGTACCAAAATCTCAGTCAGTGGGAGCTGAGATAGCTCTTGCCAGGCTTATGGTGCTCCAGGGCAGCTCCAGGCTGGGAACAGTTTGGAACCCCTGTGTTCTGTTTTCACAGTTACCGGTGTATGCAAATCACAGGGGACTGCTCAGACTGTGCTGTAGGAAAGTTGGATAATGTGAGATTGTGGATGTGTTTCCTCCTTTTAAAGGGTAATGGGGGTCAAGAGCTTGCTCATATCTGCAGTGTTTCACAGGCTGATCTTTTCAGGAGTCTTACTTGGCTGCTGAATTATTTCTGGGTTAACAAACTTGTCACTTCTCAGCTCTTATCAGGCCTTTTGAGTAACAGTTGCACTCAAGATTTCTACGCTTGtgacttctttttgtttgtttttaccaTAAATAGTAGTATCTTCGGGAAACAGTTGGCCAACAATAGCAAGCAGCTATCTGGGTTCAGAAATGCTTGTGTTTCTGAACACTGTCATGTTATTAAGCTGCTCCAGGTGAGGAGTGTGCGTCGGGAGAatgagaggagaggaaggtATCGCTGGCGAGTGTCTCTTCAGTTAAAGAATGGAAGTGTTCTGATGGGCAGGAGAGTGCTTACCTTCCTCTGGAGGGACTTGGTTGGTGCATAGAGTGGGAAGTCCTTGGAAGTCAGGAATGGGTCggagaaaaaacagacagaatTTGTGTTGAAGGGATGAAATGAGTATTTATGCCTTGAAACAAGGCTTTTGCACCCTTTCTCCTCTTTACCTGCATGTACCTTATAATTAATCAGCTTTTTGATGTTTATTGCCCTTGGGCAGTAGCTGCTTGAATCAGTTTTATCTTCAGAATATCTCTTTCTCTCGTGTTCTCCCTTTCAACAGAAACTGATGTGTGAATTTTTTATCAGTGTTTTGTTATCCTGGGCACTCTGAGGATTTTAGCTTCCGTGAGGGACAGTAAGAAGAGTTTTATATTGATGGGCTCTAATGTGAGGTGTGAGTAGGTTTTATAAAGACTACAAGGAAATCATCACTTTTATTATGTGTCATTTTGTATTGTGGGCTAATCAGTGATGGCCGAATAAGGGATACTTTGAGAGGAGGGTTTATATAGTGGTTTTAAATGTAATTCATACAGACAAGGAGGATGAATTAGCTGCCTACATTTTCATTCAAGTGCCAGTGCTTTGTCAGATTCATAATGTTGGATCCTGGAATTAAACTATTTCATCCAAGGCAGTGAAATTTTCAGCAGTAGATTTTCATGTTGGAGTAGTTTTAAGTTTGTGACCTTAACCCATTATAAACCTAGAGCTGTGGATGGTGATACGGGCTGTTTCATTCCTTCACTAcctctgtcagcagcagcacatggaGAATCTGGATCTTGGACCATACAGCCAGAAGTTGTTCACAAACTGTTGCCCCACAGAGGCTGTCCCTGTTGCAATCCTGAGCGTCACTGCAGGGAGGAATGGGTTTTAGACAGCTATATGTGCAGACATTCTGCTTCCTATTGATCCCGTAGCTGAAGTTTTTTGTGTTCCTAGGTAGGATGGTAGCAATTCATGTTCCCAAAACCTGCAGCAGTTTTTATATTTCGGACGACATTAGTGGGGGTGAAAAGTAGTGAGTGTGACGCAGGGTTTTTTACCTGTATTTTAGTAGACAGTTGCTGAGAggcctgctccctgccctgttCTTTGAGCTTTGACTTTGAGCTGACTTTTGAGTTGTATCCTGACAGTTGCAGGTGAGGAGGCAACACATCAGTCTTGCTGTGGTAATGTGTATCTGGTTTTGCATCTGTGTGCACGGAAGGACTGTGCTCTGTAAAAGcctctttgctctgctctgtaaAAGCCAATAGGATTGGCAAGGTGTAAGTCAGGCCACATTCATGGTGCTGGGAGGCAAAGGTCCAAATTCAGTGCTACCTTGAAATGAAGAGGTATCTTTAGACTTAGAAGAAACCCTCCTTTGGGTCTCTGTGCAGGAATGCTGTGTTTGGAAGCTAGAGGCGTGGAAGCTTTTTGCTGTGCTCCCCTGAACCCTGAGGTACTTGGGATTTATCATTCCCTTCCTTAGCGCTGTGTAGGGAAGGAGTGGATGGAAATAGAAACTGTAACACTAGTCAAGCCAAAGAATTTCTTGCCTGGCAAGTGGTGAGCAATTGGATCTGTGTATTGGACCACTATTCTTTAATCGGAGCAAGATGGTTTGTGATGCAGCAGTGTGGGGCTCAGCCTATAACAGACCTCTGGGAGAGCTGTGAAGATAGCGCTCGTGGCTTGATCAGGAGGCAGGCAGCTGAAAAGTTGGCTTAACCAGGACGTCTCCCAGGGAATCCATGTGGCTGGTGGCTGTCAGGATCGGGATGGAGTTAGCACAGAACTTGTTGAATGGCAACCAAAATGATGGGAGTGGTGGTTGTGAGGGAATGCTCAGCCAGATGTGAAAGGGATTGCATTTCCAAGCAGGTTGCCAGATAAGGATTAGAAGTGGGGAATAACTTGTATTCAGTATTCAGCAcggtgttttttttctccacgCATTTTTAGGCTGTtttaaatgatgaaatattACTGGTCTGACTTAATCCAGACAACAGGTAAGTGGGTGAGCTGCGAAACTAAAAGGGAGATCAGTAGATACTGGAACATCTTTGTGAAGCAGGCTGAGAACTTCTAACAGATATGTTTTGTACAACAAGTTGTTCTCAAAGATGTTGCTGGATGATACATTCTGTGACAATATGGATATTGAGGGTCTTGGTAAGGTGTCTTCTACCTCAGCTGGATTTTTTAGAAAGAGCTTTGAGGATTTCAGAGCCAGAACTCTTGAAAATTTTGGCCAGCTTGCAATTAGGGGGTAATGTTTGGGCATGTTTGATTTGGATTTGCAGAAATATCAACATTTCTGGTGCTTTTTTTGCTGCAGCATCTGAGGTGTTGAAATGCTCTTCTGCTCAGGACAGCGTTGTATAGTAGTAGATTGTTGCACAATAATTAATAGCCTGGGTTTGAAGTTGGTCACTCTGCTTTTTAAGCCTTTCTGATAATAACCAGTCATTCGTGTTCACGCTGCTTGCAAGGCTGGTGGGTTTGCCTCCCTTGACCCCCTGCCTTCAAATCTGCAAGAACAGAAGAACTTTTTTCTAGCCCCTTTTTGACCTGATTTCTCAACCCACATCGCACATTGTATACCAAGTCTTGTCCATCAGCCCATCAGTCACCAGAGTAAGTGTCATGTAACGGTAAGAGGACACCCTTGGCGACTCGGGATTGgatttgctttctcatttttccattgcatatttgttttcagcCTGCCCAGCCGCACTACTTTGTACCAAGTCCTTGTGACTTGGTACTTCCACAAGCCTGACAGTTGGCTCATCACGTTTGAGACCTCATCGtatcctgaaatattttccctcaTGTGAGATTGATATCTGAGATAAGCTGCAAAATCTTTTGGCCAGTAGACATTCAAGGAGTCAGCCGAATATGCCtcaaattagatttttttttccccattcttgtGCCTGTAATGCTGATGGGGACTccattcttcagaaatattctcTCTCACCTGAAgcctcacatttctttttttcctgtcagtgtCTGATAACTTGGGTGGGAACTGCTATCATTTTTCATAATAGTTCATGGAAAGCTACATGTACCTTTGACAAGATCTTCCCTTGGTGGCCACTCCATGAGCTGGGGGACTGGACACTATCAGCCATTCCTGCTCATTGGGGTGGTTGTTGCTTCTTGGCTCCTTGTGTAATCCCCAGGTTTGGAATGACTAGTTTGTGGGAGCTGGGGACCTGTGAACCTGCAGTTTCCCTTAGAGAAATGAGTGCGAGTGGCTGTGTGAGGAGCTGCTCTCTGTACTTTCAATTAACTCTTTGGGAAGGTTAGTGTTCCAAGACTTGTTTTGTTGCTGATGCGATTGTTTTTCTGACAGTCAGTAGGATTGCAGTGTACATGAGAGTTTCCTGAAAACTGCTTGGAAAACCTGCATTCTCCATTGACAGCTTCTTCCCACTTCCCAAGCACaatgtttgtttgtcttttgtgTAGATGGAAAATACAGCCATTACTTTTCACTTGTTTATTATTAAGAGCAATGCTTACAGTTGCAGCTGGGATACACAATTAAAGATGTCGTGGTATCCCATACATGCAGTAGGATCTCCAGGTAATTGGTTTGGGTAAttgatttttccattaaataaatCCACTGCTTTATTGGGTGGGATGAGAGGAGCCAGGATTTCTCTGTATTGCTATTGTGAAATCTTCCAGACTTTtgctttatcatagaatcatggaatggtttgggttggaagggacctcaaagcccatcctcAAAGCCCACTCCTGCCATATGCAGGGACCCCTCCgactggctcaggggctccaagccccatccaaccagtCCCggaaaccctccagggatggggcagccaccactgctctgggcaacctgggccagggcctccccaccctcacaggagaacatttctccctaagatcttgtctcaatctcccctcttttcagcttcaaaccattccccttcatcctatccctacactctctgatcaagagcccctccccagcttttctgtagatATCTTTCCTGTTACCTTTTTCAGAAACTAAATTCAAGCCTGTTTGTAGTTGACGTTCACACACAGTCCAGAAAACTTTTGATCCCTCAGCAGAAGAGGCTGAGCCAGCACAGTCCTTGGGCTGTAACGCTTTCTCGAGGCAGTGCTTATGACTTTGCCCCTTGAGAATATCAATGCCTCGAAGTCAGTCGGAGATTATCCTACTCCCTCTTTGGTTCCCTTGGCCTTTCAAGGAAGAGATCATCCATGTGTGTGAACACAGAGCGAACCAGCTCTGAGTTTCTGCTGGATAGTTGCTTATTTGCATGGTTGGTAGGCACTGAAGTTATGGATCGTGCTAAGTTTCACTCTTTGAGAAAAAGGACACGACCAGTTTATACTGTGAGCTAaatagaaagatttttgcaaACATGGGGATTTTTAGGTCAGAGTTTGGAGCactgtgtttgcatgtgtgcGACATGCAGGCTGcacagtttgaaaacaaataaaccccaGGAGCAGGTCAGCCACAGCGCAtgcctgtgtgtgtgttagTAACCCCAGGGAAGGTGCCTTTTGTGGTCCCCAGCCGATTTCTCCGAGGCTGGATCTGGCGTTGGTTGTTTTAGGACTCACTTCAATATGCTGGCAGTTTTGTAAAGGGCTTCAGGCTATGCTTGctagaaaaaacatttgatactgagctgcagcctggtggaaagtttcatttttcttctcactttctgCATTTTGAGGAGGAAAGTCGCCTCAAACAggccagaaaaagagaaatgtgctAGGCTGTCCTTCATGTGTTGTAGTTGGCCATTAGTGGTTCTTTCCCATCCTGAAACTTCATAAGAAAGTTTCATTTATCATGTTGATCTTCGTTTTAGTGTGTAGTGTGTTTTGGTTGTTCTGTTTTGTCTCAGAAGAACCCATCCAGCGCTGTTCCGTGCATTTTCTTGTACcagtgctggggcagggctggTTCCCTGCCACTCTTCATGCCAAAGGAGAAGTCCTGGGTGTTGCTGAAGCGGCTTGGCTGCCTGTAGCTGTTGCGAGCACTGCGTTTTGAGAGTGGCCAGCAAGAAGGATGCCTTTTAGAGCATCTGTGGTGGAAGAGCTGCCTAGTGATGTGACTGGGCCTCCTTCTGCCGTCAGACTGAAGTGAAAATCTTGGTTGTGCTGTAGGTGCCAGCACCTGACTGGCGCTGCGGCCACAGGGCTTTAGTTCATTAATTTATCCATTTGTGGTCTGGAAAGGAGATCCTGTAGGTATGGTGGTGTAGACACTTGCATCACCAGTCCTTGGGAGCCGTGGTATCACAGTGTGTATTCCCCTTGgctcttccttttgctgccacTTGTTTCTGAATAAGAACTGCTTCCACAGCTGGGAGGGGTAACAAGGATGCTCTGTGCAGGTGAGCTGGGGTTTGATTGGCCATGGCAAATGAGGTAGAGAGAAGAATCCTGATCAATTACGAGTCCTCACTGCTCAGAGATGAGTGCTGCATTTTGGGGCAAGGATATGAAGTAATTGAGGTGGTATTGATGTGATATGGAGCGTTCATCCTTGCAGTGGAGAACGTGGTGCAAAGGGCTGAAACTGCGTGAAAGTCATCTTGAAAACAGCACTGGGAGTGATGTTGGGTGTgtgttcaggagagacagggCTCAAGCTGGAGAAATACCTGTTAGAGGTGAAAAATGTGTGGTAAGTGTCTGCTGCCTCGtctgagcaaaagaaaacatccgGAAAGGGTAGAAATCAGGAGCATTTGACTGTTTCTCTGTGAGGAAGGGAAGGCGGCCATCTGGAGCTCAGTCTTTGAATGAACTGGGGGGAATGGGTTTGGCCCTGGTTTGCTAGAGGTAGGGTTCTGCTTCTGTGGTTTTTAAAGGGAGTGCTGAGAAGGGGAGGTGAATGAGGAAGTAAACACGGTGTTTTGGGACAGAAAtactggagcatctctgctccagAGAGCCTGGTGTGGGTGGGCAGGCAAGAAGGGCTGTAGGAGTGTAATGGAGTAAAGGGTGAGGCTTGGGGAGGGTGAAGCCTAGCATAACCCATACAGTCCCCGTGGCTGTGCGCGTATTGGAGGGGAGATTTGTAAAGCTTTGAGGGGCTTTGTGGAAGGTATGGAGACGTAGTGGTTTGATGGGTATGTTCAGGTCCAAGGAATCGTTCATTTCTCTAAATTGCATGGGATTTAGTTTGGGAGGACACGGTTTACATGTGTATTTTCTGCCTAACAGGTTTAACAGTTTCGTTCTTTAGGCTGATAGAAGCTGGATCAATGTGTCAGCTCCTGCTTTTACCCAAAGTGAATGACTTACTAGTTACCTCAACACCTTCCAGTGCAATGTCTGCTTTGCGTTAACCATTTCTGTTAATTTAAAGAGCCTCTTTATTCTTTCAGATGTGTTTTAATGGAGCAGGCTGCGGGTCTGGCTTACACCTTTACCATTTCTGCTACACCCATAGCACTCCAGTTTGCATACATGTTTTAGCGTCTCTGTTGAATGCAAGTGTTGATTGTCAGTTATGTTATAGTCATAAGCTGTAAGTCATTtacccttcttttctttttaatctttagtTTGTTAGATACATGGACGTagattgtttttgttttgttaattttcacACCACATCTTTTCTGTACTTTAGGTTGACTCCTCACTGCACTGTGAAAACCATTAGGAAAAAGTCCTTGGGGTTAAAACCTGGGGCTCCACAGTGTTACCTGCACTTGGGgctagaaattaatttaaatggcCACTGATCTGCCTGAAGCTGAACCCGTGCATCATAAGGCGCTTCCACTCTTAGCGGGAGCTCAGCTGATCCACACGGACAAGTTAAGTGAGGTAGGGGCTGGCCCATTCTCCAAGCTTGCCCTTGGATCAGTCCTTGACTTCCAGTCCCGCTGAAGGTTGCTCCGTACTCTTTTCTCCCCTGCTCGTAGGAAACTGGATTGGGAGTCTTAATAAACCCCGTAGGcactctccttccccttccctttccctgagaTGTGAGATGTTCTATTTGTCAAAATCTTCAAACGTTCATCTCATTTAATTTGGAATTAAAtaacttatttcttttataactGTAAAATATGAAACTATCCTCTCCTAGAATGCTTAAAAAAAGCTGGTTTCGGGGTTACTGTCCttcaaaattctgaaaaatcCAAACGTAACTAGACTAATTCTACACGCGCTGCTTTGATTTACTTTAATCCATTTCAGAAACTCTCTGGTTCTTTCCAGGATCTGTACTGATTTTTGTATACTTGTTCTAGAAGGCTGAAGACGACACGATGCCGATCCGCCGCTCGGTGAATTCCTCTTCCCGGGAAACTCCTCCCAAAAGCAAACCTGCCGAAGGTGAAGAGATCAAAGCAGGTACGGTAATGGTTCTGTAGTGGATTGTTAATGTATATCCAAATACTGGCTTTTGTGCTGAAACTCCTGACAAAAACCTATTGCCATGATTAAATATTACTAATGCTTAGCTGCTTTTCACAGGCTTTTCCTGGGTTATTGGGAAGTTGGGTTTTGCAGACACTCTTTTCAGTCTGAACTCATTTATTTTGTCCTGTGTACGAAGTGGCAAAGCCCTGGCACTCCAGacaggaaaacagagctgatAATAGTCTCTGTTAAGCTTGCACATTTCTTAGAATAAAGGCAGAAATTGGGAAGTTCCAGTAGTGTCAGGAGGATGGCTTGAGAAAGGTGGAGCTAGTGAGTGGAAAAACAAAgtagtttatttgtttttttttcttttcctgaacaAAAACGTTTTACCACAATGTGTCATAAAATCTAGTGTGATATTCATGTCTGGTCTTAGCAGCTTCACCACAGTTTCTCAGAATGTGTCATTTCAGTATCATATTGGGTTAGTTTCACCGACTTTGTCCTCTTTGGTGTCACAAATAAGTAGCTTACGTATGAAACTAACTATTAATACTGCACATTTTAAATGCACGATGCCCCCATGGGAAAACTCTGCAAAGTAGAGAACGTAGCAGAAGTGCTTAAGCTCCTTCTTAGAGACAGAGAAACTTTCTACTGCACAGAGCAGTCGTGGTAGCAGCTCTTTATCCAAACTGTGTAATGCAGTTCACATGCATCCCATCTAGTAGGTCCAGTCCCTGTCTGTTTGCAGCTAAATATACTGGGGTTCATTTGTTTGGTAAGTTGATTTCTGACTGGAGTGCTGATAGACAAGTGCTTCTGCAAATCCGTGTGCAGTCTAAAGCTTTGCCAGGTCTGGAAAAACATGATTGAATGTTTGAAATCCTTTAGGTGCCGCAGCGTGTGGTGCAGAAACAGCGGTGTTTGAAGACAAGTTGGCCGAAAACAAAACTGCTTGTATGTATCCATCCATGTTTCTTGTATCGTTTTGCACCTTTTCAACTTAAAAACACATAAACCTCAACCAAGGGGGATATCTTAGTGTTTCTGCCTGCTGATTTCCTCCTCCATTCCCTACCAGGCCTCTGGGCTGAGGGGTGATTGCAGTAGTAATTTCTGGAgtcaagaggagaaaaactggGGGTGGGATTTGTTCATTGTGAAAATGCTGTGTGGTGGTGTTTGAAGTTATTCTGGCATTTGGTGGCTGTTTGTACCTTATTTGAAGCTCTTTCAGTGGTTTTGTTCACTTTTTAAGTTATATTCAAATCATCTGTTaaattagagaaaagaaattggtGGGAAGTAATTTTTGTGGGGTGTtcttaagcttttttttaacccctctgCCTTTTTGAAGAATTTAGGCGGGTTTTAGACAGAAACTTAAAagttttttcacatcttttagATGCAGAAGTCACCTCTGAGGAATCTGCCTCTGTTGGAGAAGAACAAGAGACTGAAACCCTGCCTGCTGCATCCAGTGAAGCAGAACAGCCAAAGGAACCTGAGAatgaagggaaaggggaaacaAAGTCCTCAGAAGAAACCAAAAAGGAGTAAGGCTTGCTTAGTGCCGAAATCAGGGTTTTGGCTAGGATTCTGAAGGAAGTCGGGCTCTAGATACAGAAAAGATGGTAGGAGAGATGGGAAAATAGGATGGATCCCTTGGAAAATTGCTTAGGAAGAAGTTACCAGTCAAGCGTAGCTGCTGTTCTAGAACATGTGTGAGACTGAATATCAAGACagggtctcttttttttttctcatagaaaCATCAAGatattctttaaattatttccaatCTCAGATGTTTTGGGCTTGTTTTGGTGATTGCTCTCCTTTTGTCTTActattgctttgcatttttcctaAGCGAGAAGGATCAGtctaaagaaaaggagaagaaagtgaaaaagaccATTCCTGCGTGGGCCACTCTTTCTGCCAGCCAGCTAGCCAGAGCACAGAAGCAGACTCAGATGGCTGCCACCTCCCGTCCCAAAATGGATGCTATTTTAACTGAGGCCATCAGGGTAAGTGGGAGTCAAATGTTCCTTCTGTTCATCTGTTGCAAAGCAGAATAATATGTGCACCTAAAATCCATCATTTCAGCTTGCCAGGTGGTAGTGCTGTATGTTAGTAGGAAACTTACTGTGTAAGGTGTATATGCTTCTGCCTGGAAGCCCACGGAGCCGAAATTTGAGTCGATGGTGAGGGGCCCGGcatcttatttctttgtttagaaTTGGTTTTCCTCCCTAATTACTTTATTAGAAACAGTTAGGATGATGTAATGTGGTTGATTGCTGTCATCCTTTCATTTGGTGTGCATTCTAGCCGTATTTaacttgatttattttgattaGTCTATCTGTTTGATACATGCATGTTTCAGCAGTAACTTATTCTAACTTGAGACTGATGGAGATACTGTAAACCAGCGTTCCAGTGTAGTGTTGATCTTAGTTTAGTGTATCCctcctggttttgctgttgttgcacTGCTGCTTGAGGCTCACTTCGTGCATGTGCCCTTCACAGGATGCCTGGGCTCCACCAGCCTGAATTGCAAGATGGCCTTTCCAGCTGCCATATCTTCAAAATATGAACTTCAACTTTGGGTTTTTAGTAGTTTACTAATGTCTATCCtccttctgctttaaaaaaaaaactcacaacTTGTTCTGATCAAtgcacctcccatacaaagacaggctgagggaggtggggttgttcagcctggagaacagcaggctctggggagaccttagagcagccttccagtactgaaaggggctccaggaaagctggaaggggctcttgatcagggagtggacaaggggaatggttttaagctgaaaagaggggagattgagatgagatattagggaTCTTAGATCTTACTAGTTGTGCAGCATCGGTTTGTTTAAGCCATTACAATCAAGTGCTTCAGAATACAGGAGTGGTTGactttgctgtgctgcttttgtgttGTCTGCTCTCCAGCTACGCTGAAAGGGAAAGTTAAGTATTTTCTGAGTCATAATTTATCCTCTTGAGTCATTGTGGGGAGAAAGCCAGCCTTGGCCTCCTGTGTCTGTGTGCTGGCCTGTATCAGTTCAATCTCTGTTCTTCAGTCGCACAGCAAGATCATTTCGGTACCGGTGGTTTCTACAGACtttttgcttccatttcagGCATGCTTTCAGAAGACTGGTGCATCAGTTGTCGCAATACGTAAATACATCATCCACAAATACCC
This genomic stretch from Cuculus canorus isolate bCucCan1 chromosome 21, bCucCan1.pri, whole genome shotgun sequence harbors:
- the HP1BP3 gene encoding heterochromatin protein 1-binding protein 3 isoform X4, with the protein product MATDLPEAEPVHHKALPLLAGAQLIHTDKLSEKAEDDTMPIRRSVNSSSRETPPKSKPAEGEEIKAGAAACGAETAVFEDKLAENKTAYAEVTSEESASVGEEQETETLPAASSEAEQPKEPENEGKGETKSSEETKKDEKDQSKEKEKKVKKTIPAWATLSASQLARAQKQTQMAATSRPKMDAILTEAIRACFQKTGASVVAIRKYIIHKYPSLELERRGYLLKQALKRELERGIIRQVKGKGASGSFVVVSNAGKTVPKARDRKKSTSTSAPEQQVKLEDVLPLAFTRLCEPKEASYSLIKKYVSQYYPKLKVDIRPQLLKNALQRAVEKGQLEQITGKGASGTFQERRPTWCRGACPDLVWENFVLMLFSSSLENS